From Cellulomonas dongxiuzhuiae, the proteins below share one genomic window:
- a CDS encoding cation diffusion facilitator family transporter, with amino-acid sequence MTGGHAHGHHGSATARHRGRLARVLALTLVVMSVEVVGGVLSGSFALLADAGHMLTDAAGLAVALGAGALATLPATARRTFGWQRAEILAAMVNGLVVATVGVLVLVEGVRRIARPTDVEPRLMLAVALLGLAANAVGLALLHRGRRESLNVRGAYLEVLGDALGSVAVVAAALVVLTTGFTRADGIASVVIACLVLPRAALLLRDVAAVLLEATPVGVDLDVVREHMAGVPGVLGVHDLHAWTITSGVPVLSAHVVVADEELDRAGTGRVLDHLRACLSGHFDVEHCTFQLEPASHGGEQALHP; translated from the coding sequence GTGACCGGCGGTCACGCGCACGGTCACCACGGCTCGGCGACGGCCCGGCACCGCGGACGGCTCGCCCGGGTGCTCGCCCTGACCCTCGTGGTGATGAGCGTCGAGGTCGTCGGCGGCGTGCTGTCCGGCTCCTTCGCGCTGCTCGCGGACGCCGGCCACATGCTCACGGACGCCGCGGGCCTGGCCGTCGCGCTCGGGGCCGGCGCGCTCGCGACCCTGCCGGCGACGGCGCGCCGCACGTTCGGCTGGCAGCGTGCGGAGATCCTCGCGGCCATGGTCAACGGCCTCGTCGTGGCGACGGTGGGCGTCCTCGTCCTCGTGGAGGGTGTCCGCCGCATCGCGCGGCCCACCGACGTCGAGCCGCGACTCATGCTCGCCGTCGCGCTCCTGGGGCTCGCTGCCAACGCCGTCGGGCTGGCGCTGCTGCACCGTGGCCGCCGCGAGTCGCTCAACGTGCGTGGCGCCTACCTGGAGGTGCTGGGCGACGCGCTGGGCTCCGTCGCCGTCGTCGCTGCGGCGCTCGTCGTGCTCACGACGGGGTTCACACGCGCCGACGGCATCGCGTCGGTCGTCATCGCGTGCCTCGTCCTGCCGCGCGCCGCGCTGCTCCTGCGGGACGTCGCTGCGGTGCTGCTCGAGGCCACGCCCGTGGGCGTCGACCTCGACGTCGTGCGCGAGCACATGGCCGGCGTGCCGGGCGTCCTGGGGGTGCACGACCTGCACGCGTGGACCATCACGTCCGGGGTCCCGGTGCTCTCCGCCCACGTGGTCGTCGCGGACGAGGAGCTCGACCGCGCGGGCACGGGGCGTGTGCTGGACCACCTGCGTGCGTGCCTGTCGGGGCACTTCGACGTCGAGCACTGCACGTTCCAGCTCGAGCCCGCGTCGCACGGCGGCGAGCAGGCCCTGCACCCCTGA
- a CDS encoding metallopeptidase family protein, with the protein MVPVVDMTREEFEDAVRDALDEIPEELAAMMDNVVVLVEEDAPPDEPDLLGLYEGTPLTERGEFWAAGSLPDRIFVYRLPTLAICEDREEVVEEVAITVVHEIAHHFGIDDERLHALGWA; encoded by the coding sequence ATGGTGCCCGTGGTCGACATGACGCGCGAGGAGTTCGAGGACGCGGTCCGCGACGCCCTGGACGAGATCCCCGAGGAGCTCGCGGCGATGATGGACAACGTCGTCGTGCTCGTCGAGGAGGACGCGCCGCCGGACGAGCCGGACCTGCTGGGGCTGTACGAGGGGACCCCGCTGACCGAGCGGGGCGAGTTCTGGGCGGCGGGGTCGCTGCCCGACCGCATCTTCGTCTACCGGCTGCCCACGCTCGCGATCTGCGAGGACCGCGAGGAGGTGGTCGAGGAGGTCGCGATCACCGTGGTCCACGAGATCGCCCACCACTTCGGCATCGACGACGAGCGGCTGCACGCGCTGGGCTGGGCGTAG